The region GTCGGTGGTTGCGTAGCCAGCCAGGAAGGCGCTGCGATCCGCGACCGCGCGCCGTATGTCGATGTGGTATTCGGCCCGCAAACCCTGCACCGCCTGCCGGAAATGATCGACGCAGCACGCATCACCAAGCTGCCGCAGGTGGACGTGTCGTTCCCGGAAATCGAAAAATTCGACCACCTGCCCGAGCCGCGCATCGACGGGCCGAGTGCTTACGTGTCGGTAATGGAAGGCTGCAGCAAGTACTGCACCTTCTGCGTGGTGCCCTACACCCGTGGCGAAGAAGTCAGCCGGCCGTTTGACGACGTGATGTCGGAAATCATCCACCTGGCCGAAAACGGCGTGCGCGAAGTCACCCTGCTGGGCCAGAACGTCAACGGCTATCGCGGCCAGACCCACGACGGGCGCCTGGCAGACTTGGCGGAGTTGATCCGCGTGGTCGCCGCCGTCGATGGTATTGAGCGTATTCGCTACACCACCTCGCACCCGCTGGAGTTTTCCGACAGCCTGATCCAGGCCCACGCCGAGGTGCCGGAGCTGGTCAAACACCTGCACTTGCCGGTGCAGTCAGGCTCGGACCGCATCCTGTCTGCGATGAAGCGCAACCACACCGCGCTGGAGTACAAATCCAAACTGCGCAAATTGCGTGCGGCGGTGCCGGGTATCTGCATCAGCTCGGACTTTATCGTCGGTTTCCCTGGTGAGACCGAGAAGGACTTCCAGCAAACCATGAAGCTGATCGAAGACGTCGGCTTCGACTTCTCATACTCGTTCGTCTACAGCCAGCGCCCGGGCACCCCGGCCGCCGACCTGTTGGATGAGACGCCGGAAGCGCTGAAAAAAGAGCGTTTGAATGCGCTGCAGCACCGCCTGAACCAGCAAGGTTTCGAGATCAGCCGACAAATGGTCGGTTCGATCCAGCGCATCCTGGTCACCGATTATTCGAAAAAAGACCCCGGCGAGTTGCAAGGCCGTACCGAAAACAACCGAATCGTCAACTTCCGTTGCGACAACCCAACCCTGATCGGCCAGTTCGCCGATGTGCACATTGATGCGGCGCAACCGCACTCGTTGCGCGGCTCGCTGGTGCAGTAACCCACCCATATTTCTGACTGATTGAGATCAAAATGTGGGAGCGGGCTTGCTCGCGAAGGCGGTGGATCAGTTGATACATGTATTAGCTGACCCACCGCCTTCGCGAGCAAGCCCGCTCCCACATGGGAACCGTGCTGCACTTGGGCTAGATAAGTGCTTTCGTACCCGCGCCACTGGCGTTATCCTCTCTTTCATCTCAACAGCCAAAGGGCGGCTAAAAGCGACCTTGAACGCACCCATAGAACCCCATCGTTTTCTCCTCGAGCCTTTTGAGGCTCGCCGTTTCGCCAACCTGTGCGGACAGTTCGACGAGCACCTGCGCCTGATCGAACAACGCCTGAGTATCGAGATCCGCAACCGCGGCAATCAGTTCGAGCTTATTGGTGAACCCCAGCACACCACGTCTGCAGAACACCTGCTCCGCCGCCTCTACCGCGAAACCAAGGGCAGTGAGCTGTCGCCGGAGACCGTGCACCTGTACCTGCAGGAATCTGCCGTGGAAGACCTGACCAACAACCCGGTGGCCGAAGCCAGCGTGGCCCTGCGCACCAAAAAAGGCATGATTCGCCCACGCGGCTTGAATCAGCAGCGCTACGTCAAGGAAATCCTCGGCAACGACATCAACTTCGGCATCGGCCCCGCCGGTACCGGCAAGACCTACCTGGCCGTGGCCTGTGCGGTGGATGCCCTGGAGCGCGAGCAAGTGCGCCGCATCCTGCTGGTGCGCCCGGCGGTCGAGGCTGGCGAGAAGCTCGGCTTCCTGCCCGGCGACCTGGCCCAGAAGATCGACCCGTACCTGCGCCCGCTCTATGACGCGCTCTACGAGATGCTCGGCTTTGAATACGTGGCCAAGCTGATCGAGCGCCAGGTTATCGAGATCGCCCCGCTGGCTTACATGCGTGGCCGTACCTTGAACAACAGCTTCATCATTCTCGACGAAAGCCAGAACACCACCGTCGAACAGATGAAGATGTTCCTCACCCGTATCGGTTTCGGTTCCACGGCCGTTATCACCGGTGACGTGACCCAGGTCGACCTGCCCAAGGGCACCAAGTCGGGGCTGGCGCAGGTGATCGATGTACTCAAGGACGTGCCGGGCATCAGCTTCACGCATTTCATGCCTAAAGACGTGGTGCGTCACCCGTTGGTGCAGCGCATTGTCGAGGCTTACGAGCGTTTCGAGCACAAAGATGACGCCCCCGCCAAGGACATTCGCCGCGATGCTTGAGCTTGACCTGCAGCTCGCCACCGAAGCGCCCGCCCCCAGCGAAGCCCAGTTCCGCCACTGGTGCGCACTGGCCCTGCGCCAGCGCACCGCGGATTCGGAACTGACCATCCGCCTGGTGGACGAGCCCGAAGGCCGTGAACTGAATCACACCTGGCGCCAAAAGGATTACGCGACCAACGTGCTGTCCTTCCCCGCCGACGTACCGGACGAGTTACTGGATATCCCGTTGCTGGGCGATCTGGTGATCTGCGTCGAGGTGGTGGAACGCGAAGCAAAGGAACAAGGCAAGGAACTTGAGGCCCATTGGGCCCATCTAGTCATCCACGGCTGCTTGCATCTCTTGGGTTACGACCATATAGACGATGACGAAGCCTTGGAAATGGAAACACTGGAACAAACGTTGCTTGCAGAATTGGGTCACCGTGACCCTTACGCTGACGACGAAAACTGAAACGACACCTTACTGACACAACAAAGGATTTAGAGTAATCGCTATGAGCGAAGACCGATCGAGCAACGGGCAGAAGTCATGGCTGGGTAAACTGACCCAGGCTTTTGCCCACGAGCCGAAAAACCGCCAGGAGCTGCTGGAGCTGCTGCGCGAGGCCCATCAGAACAAGTTGCTGGACAGCGAAGCGCTGGCCATCGTCGAAGGCGCCATCCAGGTGGCTGACCTGCAAGTTCGGGACATCATGGTCCCGCGTTCGCAGATGATCAGCATCAAGGCGACCCAGACCCCGCGGGAATTCCTCCCGGCCGTGATCGATTCGGCGCACTCGCGCTACCCGGTTATCGGTGAAAGCCATGACGACGTCATGGGTGTCCTGCTGGCCAAGGACCTGCTGCCGTTGATCCTCAAGGAGAACGGCGACAACTTCAACATCAAGGACCTGCTGCGTCCGGCCACCTTCGTGCCTGAATCCAAGCGCCTGAATGTGCTGCTGCGCGAATTCCGCGCCAACCACAATCACATGGCCATTGTGATCGACGAATACGGCGGCGTAGCGGGCCTGGTGACCATCGAAGACGTGCTGGAACAGATCGTCGGCGACATCGAAGACGAGCACGACGTCGAAGAAGACAGCTACATCAAGCCACTGCCCAGCGGTGACTTCCTGGTCAAGGCTCTGACGCCGATCGAGAACTTCAACGAGTTCTTCGACAGCGAATTCTCCGACGATGAGTTCGACACCGTGGGTGGCCTGGTGATGAGTGCGTTCGGGCACCTGCCCAAGCGTAACGAAACCACGGAGATCGGCGCGTATCGCTTTCGCATCCTGAATGCCGACAGCCGCCGCATCCATCTGATTCGCCTGACACCTATTGCCCGCTAAGGACTGACATGCGCCGTATGATCGCACCCGGCTGGCCCGGTAATTTGCTGGCTGTGGTGGCCGGCGCCATCACTACCCTGGCGCTGGCGCCGTTCGACTTGTGGCCGTTTGCACTGGTGGCAGTCGGATTGTTCTATATCGGCCTGCGCGAACTGACACCGCGTCAGGCCCTGGGCCGTGGCTGGTGTTTCGGTTTCGGCCTGTTTGGCGCCGGCACCAGCTGGATCTACTACAGCATCCACCACTTCGGCGGCGCTTCGGTGTTGCTCGCTGGCTTTTTGATGCTGCTGTTTACCGCTGCCATTGCCTGGTTCTTCGCCCTGCCCGCCTGGTTATGGGCACGCTGGTTGCGTCGTAATGAAGCGCCGCTGGCCGATGCGCTGACGTTTGCTGCGTTGTGGGTTGGCCAGGAAGCATTTCGTGGCTGGTTCCTGACCGGTTTCCCATGGCTGTACTCCGGCTACAGCCAGCTGGACGGGCCACTCACCGGCCTCGCGCCGCTGGGCGGGATGTGGCTGATTTCCTTCGCCCTGGCACTGACCGCTGCCGTGCTGTGCAACCTGCCGCGCCTGCTGGCGAGCAAGCGCAACGGCTTTATCGGTGCGGGCCTGGTGCTGCTGGTTGCGCCGTGGGCCATCGGTTTGGCGCTCAAGCATCACGCCTGGACGACGCCTTCTGGCGCACCCCTGAGCGTGGCCGCCGTGCAGGGCAATGTCGAACAAAGCATGAAGTGGGACCCCGAGCAGCTCAATGCGCAGCTGGCGCTGTACCGCGACATGAGTTTCAGCTCCAAGCGAGTCGACCTGTTGGTGTGGCCGGAAACTGCCGTGCCGGTGCTCAAGGAATCCGTCGAAGGCTACCTGGGCATGATGGGCAAGTTCGCTGCCGACCGGCACACCGCGCTGATCACCGGCGTGCCGATCCGCCAGGAAGTGCACCACCAGAAGCGCTACTACAACGGCATCACGGTGGTCGGCGAAGGCGAAGGCACTTACTTGAAGCAGAAGCTGGTGCCCTTTGGCGAATACGTGCCGCTGCAAGACATGCTGCGTGGCGTGATTGCCTTCTTCGACTTGCCGATGTCGGACTTCGCCCGCGGCCCTGCCGATCAGGCGATGCTGCAAGCCAAGGGCTATCAGATTGCGCCGTTCATTTGTTATGAAGTGGTGTACCCGGAATTTGCCGCCGGCCTGTCGGCCCAGAGCGATCTGTTGCTGACGATCAGCAACGACACCTGGTTCGGCCGCTCCATCGGTCCGCTGCAACACCTGCAAATGGCGCAGATGCGCGCACTGGAGGCGGGACGCTGGATGATTCGCGCGACCAACAACGGCGTCACCGGGCTGATCAACCCGTTTGGGCAGATCACCGAGCAGATCCCGCAGTTCGAGCGGGGGATTCTCTACGGTGAAGTGGTGCCGATGCATAACCTGACGCCGTACCTGCAATGGCGCTCGTGGCCGCTGATCATCGTGTGCCTGGGCTTGTTTGGCTGGGCGCTGCTGGCGGGCCGGATGTCCAAAACGGTCTGACTCTGACAGACACTACAAAACCAATGTGGGAGCTGGCTTGCCTGCGATAGCGTCACCGCGGTGTCACTGACCTACCGAGGTGCCTGCATCGCGGGCAAGCCCAGCTCCCACATTGGATCGGCAGTGTTTGGACTATCGATAAAACAACCGATACCCCACCTGCCCCACCGCCTCATTGATCAACTGCCCGCTGCGCCACACCGACACAAACTCAGGCATCCAGCCGCCCAACGGTCGGGCATTGTCCACGCCCAAAAAGCCCACCGGCCCCGGCACCACAGTGAAACCGGCTTTCTCAAAGCTCCAGACTGCGCGCGGCATATGCCAGGCTTGGGTCACCACCACCACACGCTTGATGCCTTGCGGCAATAGAATCCCGGCGCTCATCTGCGCGTTTTCCCAGGTGGTACGGCTGCGCTCTTCCTTCCAGCGTACCGTAACGCCGAAATCATCCTGCATCGACACCGCCATAAGCTCGGCCTCACTCGGCGGCGTGCCGTAGTGCAAGCCGCCGCTGGTCAGCACCGGCAAGCCGGACGCCTTGGCCAGCCGCGCGGCATAACGCTGGCGTTCAAGCCCGATCCCGGTGGGTTGGTCGGTGCCCCATGCGGGGTCACCCCGTTCACGCCCGGAGCCCAGCACCACAATCGCATCGGCGCGCTGGGCCAGCGTTGCCCACTCTTCACGGGCCAGGGGCGGTTCGGTCTCCAGGGCATGTGCGCCCCATTGCACCGCCACCGGCAAGCTGATCAGCCACATCCCGCCCAACCCCACCGCAAAGCAGAAGCCCGCCAGGCGCGGGCGGCTTTTACGAAACCACCAGGCAAACGCCAGCAACAGCAAAAAAATACCGGGCGGCAAGAGCAATTGTTTAATGAAATAACGAAAAGGCATCGGGCATCTCCACAGATGCCCGAAGCCTAGATGCAACGGGGTTTAGCGACAATCTTTACCAGCCTATTTCGAGAAGGCTAACGGGTAACGCTGTGCTTCACTTGCACCGTACGGCCCGGTGTTTTTCGGGGCCGCGACCGGCAGCCACATCTTTCAGCCAGATCACCTTGGCCGAACGCGAGGGCCCTTGAACAGGCGGGGAAGCCTGCTCCTGAGAGGCACGGTGGTGATTCAATTCCAGGTAGACCTTGATCAATTCAAGCTCGGCCTGGCTCAAGCCTCGCAACTCCAGTTCCAGAGGCCGTTCATCACGTAATCGGCCTGCGGTTCTTGCAGCATCCAATGCCCGACCCAAACGGTCGATCAGTCCTTCGTACAACTGCGGTTTCGTTAAAGTTCGCTGCGATTCAACCATCCCTCACCTCATTGAAGATAAGACTCACTCCCCCAATAAACAGCGTAGTCTCCATCGCTGCACCTGCCTGGCGCCGCGACAGACGGCCCTGCCTGCGCAATCAGGGTTTCCCTCGATAGAGTGGGGTCATGTATGCTACGGCGCTTCCTGTAACTCCACTTCCCGCAGGGTTTGGGCACGGACGCGCCGCTTTTTGGTGTCGATCAACCTGAACATTGCACCGAAGAGGATTAGGCCACCCCTATTCAGTTCAAAAGTAGCCATGCACGAACAATATCAGCCCCGTGAAATAGAAAATGCCGCCCAAACCTTCTGGGACGAGCAAAAGTCCTTTGAAGTCAGTGAACAGCCAGGCAAGGAGACTTACTACTGCCTATCGATGTTCCCTTACCCCAGCGGCAAGCTACACATGGGGCACGTGCGTAACTACACCATCGGCGACGTCATCTCGCGCTACCAGCGCATGCTCGGCAAGAACGTCCTGCAACCCATGGGTTGGGACGCCTTCGGCATGCCGGCGGAAAACGCCGCGATGAAAAACAACGTGGCGCCCGCCAAGTGGACCTACGAAAACATTGCCTACATGAAGACCCAGCTGCGCAGCCTGGGCCTGGCGGTGGACTGGTCCCGCGAAGTGACCACCTGCAAGCCGGATTACTACCGTTGGGAACAATGGCTGTTCACTCGCCTGTTCCAAAAAGGGGTGATCTACAAAAAGAGCGGCACCGTGAACTGGGACCCGGTCGACCAGACCGTACTGGCCAACGAACAGGTCATCGACGGTCGCGGCTGGCGTTCCGGCGCGCTGATCGAAAAGCGCGAAATCCCGATGTACTACTTCAAGATCACCGCCTATGCGGATGAACTCTTGTCGAGCCTCGACGATCTGCCGGGCTGGCCTGAACAGGTCAAGACCATGCAGCGCAACTGGATCGGCAAATCCAAGGGCATGGAAGTGCAATTCCCGTACAACGTCGATTCGATCGGCGAAGCGGGCGCACTCAAAGTCTTCACCACCCGTGCGGACACCCTGATGGGCGCGACCTATGTCGCTGTGGCCGCCGAACACCCGCTGGCCACCCAGGCCGCACAGAACAACCCTGAGCTGCAGGCGTTCATCGCCGAATGCAAAGGCGGCAGCGTGGCCGAAGCCGACGTCGCCACCCAGGAGAAAAAAGGCCTGCCAACCGGGCTCTTCGTCGAGCACCCACTGACCGGCGAGAAGCTGCCGGTATGGGTCGCCAACTACGTGCTGATGCACTACGGCGATGGCGCGGTAATGGCTGTGCCGGCCCACGACGAGCGCGATTTCGAATTCGCCACCAAGTACAACCTGCCGATCAAATCGGTCGTGCGCACCAGCTCGGGTGATACCAACCCGGCCCCGTGGCAAGATGCCTACGGCGAGCACGGCGAACTGATCAACTCCGGCGAATTCGACGGCCTGGACTTCGCAGGCGCCTTCGACGCCATCGAAGTCGCACTGATCAAGAAAAACCTCGGTGCCTCGCGCACCCAGTTCCGCCTGCGCGACTGGGGCATCAGCCGCCAGCGCTACTGGGGCTGCCCGATCCCGATCATCCACTGCGAAACCTGCGGTGATGTGCCGGTGCCGGAAGACCAGTTGCCGGTGGTACTGCCGGACGACGTGGTGCCGGATGGCGCGGGTTCGCCATTGGCGCGCATGCCCGAGTTCTACGAATGCAGCTGCCCGAAATGCGGCGCACCGGCCAAGCGTGAAACCGACACCATGGACACCTTCGTCGAGTCCTCCTGGTACTACGCTCGCTACGCCTCGCCGCACTATGAAGGCGGCCTGGTGGAAAAATCCGCAGCCGACCATTGGTTGCCGGTGGACCAGTACATCGGTGGCATCGAGCACGCCATTCTCCACCTGCTCTACGCGCGCTTCTTCCACAAGCTGATGCGCGACGAAGGCCTGGTGAGCTCCGATGAGCCGTTCAAGAACCTGCTGACCCAGGGCATGGTGATCGCCGATACTTACTATCGCCGCGAAGCCAATGGCGCCTACACCTGGTTCAACCCGGCCGACGTCGAACTCGAGCGTGACAGCAAAGCCAAGGTCATCAGCGCCAAGCTGATCGCCGATGGCCTGCCGGTGGAAATCGGCGGCACCGAGAAGATGGCCAAGTCGAAGAACAACGGCGTCGACCCTCAGTCGATGATCGATCAGTTTGGCGCCGACACCTGCCGCCTGTTCATGATGTTCGCCTCGCCGCCTGACATGAGCGCCGAATGGTCCGACTCCGGCGTCGAGGGTTCGCACCGCTTCCTCAAGCGCGTCTGGCGCCTGGCGCACGCCCATGTCAGCCAGGGCCTTCCGGGCAAGCTGGACGTGGCGTCCTTGAACGATGAACAGAAAGCCATTCGTCGCAGCACGCACCTGGCCATTCGCCAAGCGAGCCAGGACGTCGGGCAGAACCACAAATTCAACACCGCCATCGCTCAGGTGATGACGCTGATGAACGTGCTGGAAAAAGCACCGCAAGCCACCGAACAGGACCGCGCGCTGGTGCAGGAAGGCCTGGAAACGGTCGTGCTGCTGCTGGCGCCAATCACGCCGCACATCAGCCACGAACTGTGGAACCGTTTGGGCCACGACGGCGCGGTGATCGACGCCGAATGGCCGGTTCAGGATGACAG is a window of Pseudomonas antarctica DNA encoding:
- a CDS encoding YdcF family protein; protein product: MPFRYFIKQLLLPPGIFLLLLAFAWWFRKSRPRLAGFCFAVGLGGMWLISLPVAVQWGAHALETEPPLAREEWATLAQRADAIVVLGSGRERGDPAWGTDQPTGIGLERQRYAARLAKASGLPVLTSGGLHYGTPPSEAELMAVSMQDDFGVTVRWKEERSRTTWENAQMSAGILLPQGIKRVVVVTQAWHMPRAVWSFEKAGFTVVPGPVGFLGVDNARPLGGWMPEFVSVWRSGQLINEAVGQVGYRLFYR
- a CDS encoding HlyC/CorC family transporter, translating into MSEDRSSNGQKSWLGKLTQAFAHEPKNRQELLELLREAHQNKLLDSEALAIVEGAIQVADLQVRDIMVPRSQMISIKATQTPREFLPAVIDSAHSRYPVIGESHDDVMGVLLAKDLLPLILKENGDNFNIKDLLRPATFVPESKRLNVLLREFRANHNHMAIVIDEYGGVAGLVTIEDVLEQIVGDIEDEHDVEEDSYIKPLPSGDFLVKALTPIENFNEFFDSEFSDDEFDTVGGLVMSAFGHLPKRNETTEIGAYRFRILNADSRRIHLIRLTPIAR
- a CDS encoding PhoH family protein, which translates into the protein MNAPIEPHRFLLEPFEARRFANLCGQFDEHLRLIEQRLSIEIRNRGNQFELIGEPQHTTSAEHLLRRLYRETKGSELSPETVHLYLQESAVEDLTNNPVAEASVALRTKKGMIRPRGLNQQRYVKEILGNDINFGIGPAGTGKTYLAVACAVDALEREQVRRILLVRPAVEAGEKLGFLPGDLAQKIDPYLRPLYDALYEMLGFEYVAKLIERQVIEIAPLAYMRGRTLNNSFIILDESQNTTVEQMKMFLTRIGFGSTAVITGDVTQVDLPKGTKSGLAQVIDVLKDVPGISFTHFMPKDVVRHPLVQRIVEAYERFEHKDDAPAKDIRRDA
- the ybeY gene encoding rRNA maturation RNase YbeY, encoding MLELDLQLATEAPAPSEAQFRHWCALALRQRTADSELTIRLVDEPEGRELNHTWRQKDYATNVLSFPADVPDELLDIPLLGDLVICVEVVEREAKEQGKELEAHWAHLVIHGCLHLLGYDHIDDDEALEMETLEQTLLAELGHRDPYADDEN
- the leuS gene encoding leucine--tRNA ligase, yielding MHEQYQPREIENAAQTFWDEQKSFEVSEQPGKETYYCLSMFPYPSGKLHMGHVRNYTIGDVISRYQRMLGKNVLQPMGWDAFGMPAENAAMKNNVAPAKWTYENIAYMKTQLRSLGLAVDWSREVTTCKPDYYRWEQWLFTRLFQKGVIYKKSGTVNWDPVDQTVLANEQVIDGRGWRSGALIEKREIPMYYFKITAYADELLSSLDDLPGWPEQVKTMQRNWIGKSKGMEVQFPYNVDSIGEAGALKVFTTRADTLMGATYVAVAAEHPLATQAAQNNPELQAFIAECKGGSVAEADVATQEKKGLPTGLFVEHPLTGEKLPVWVANYVLMHYGDGAVMAVPAHDERDFEFATKYNLPIKSVVRTSSGDTNPAPWQDAYGEHGELINSGEFDGLDFAGAFDAIEVALIKKNLGASRTQFRLRDWGISRQRYWGCPIPIIHCETCGDVPVPEDQLPVVLPDDVVPDGAGSPLARMPEFYECSCPKCGAPAKRETDTMDTFVESSWYYARYASPHYEGGLVEKSAADHWLPVDQYIGGIEHAILHLLYARFFHKLMRDEGLVSSDEPFKNLLTQGMVIADTYYRREANGAYTWFNPADVELERDSKAKVISAKLIADGLPVEIGGTEKMAKSKNNGVDPQSMIDQFGADTCRLFMMFASPPDMSAEWSDSGVEGSHRFLKRVWRLAHAHVSQGLPGKLDVASLNDEQKAIRRSTHLAIRQASQDVGQNHKFNTAIAQVMTLMNVLEKAPQATEQDRALVQEGLETVVLLLAPITPHISHELWNRLGHDGAVIDAEWPVQDDSALVQDTLQLVIQVNGKLRGQIDMPASASREDVEAAARINENVLRFTEGLTIRKVIVVPGKLVNIVAS
- the lnt gene encoding apolipoprotein N-acyltransferase, which translates into the protein MRRMIAPGWPGNLLAVVAGAITTLALAPFDLWPFALVAVGLFYIGLRELTPRQALGRGWCFGFGLFGAGTSWIYYSIHHFGGASVLLAGFLMLLFTAAIAWFFALPAWLWARWLRRNEAPLADALTFAALWVGQEAFRGWFLTGFPWLYSGYSQLDGPLTGLAPLGGMWLISFALALTAAVLCNLPRLLASKRNGFIGAGLVLLVAPWAIGLALKHHAWTTPSGAPLSVAAVQGNVEQSMKWDPEQLNAQLALYRDMSFSSKRVDLLVWPETAVPVLKESVEGYLGMMGKFAADRHTALITGVPIRQEVHHQKRYYNGITVVGEGEGTYLKQKLVPFGEYVPLQDMLRGVIAFFDLPMSDFARGPADQAMLQAKGYQIAPFICYEVVYPEFAAGLSAQSDLLLTISNDTWFGRSIGPLQHLQMAQMRALEAGRWMIRATNNGVTGLINPFGQITEQIPQFERGILYGEVVPMHNLTPYLQWRSWPLIIVCLGLFGWALLAGRMSKTV
- the miaB gene encoding tRNA (N6-isopentenyl adenosine(37)-C2)-methylthiotransferase MiaB, which codes for MAKKLYIETHGCQMNEYDSSRMVDLLGEHQALEVTARAEDADVILLNTCSIRERAQDRVYSQLGRWRELKLANPEMVIAVGGCVASQEGAAIRDRAPYVDVVFGPQTLHRLPEMIDAARITKLPQVDVSFPEIEKFDHLPEPRIDGPSAYVSVMEGCSKYCTFCVVPYTRGEEVSRPFDDVMSEIIHLAENGVREVTLLGQNVNGYRGQTHDGRLADLAELIRVVAAVDGIERIRYTTSHPLEFSDSLIQAHAEVPELVKHLHLPVQSGSDRILSAMKRNHTALEYKSKLRKLRAAVPGICISSDFIVGFPGETEKDFQQTMKLIEDVGFDFSYSFVYSQRPGTPAADLLDETPEALKKERLNALQHRLNQQGFEISRQMVGSIQRILVTDYSKKDPGELQGRTENNRIVNFRCDNPTLIGQFADVHIDAAQPHSLRGSLVQ